The Terriglobia bacterium genomic sequence TGCGCAAGTTTTCGGGCGGCGTCGAAAAACGCGGCAAGCGCAATACGCCATGGGCGCGGGCCACCGGCAAACCGCTGACCCAGAGCCTTGCCGAAGCCCTCGCCAACGTCGCGCAAGAGGTCACCAGGGACGATTCTGACCCGCACAACCAGGCCTACGAAAAGGCAAGGGAAATGCTCGGCAACGATTGTCCATCGCGCGATCTGGCGGTGCGCAAGGCGTTCCTCAAGACGCTGCTGCTTATGCACCGATGTCAAGATCACTATCCGTTTCACCAGGAGGAACTATGAGTCCCGCGCCGCTTGGTTTCCTGTCTTTGCAGAGCCGGTACGTCGTCGAGGGGACCCTCAAGAGCATGGCCGCCATGCACGTAGGCAGCGGGCTGGAAGGAGTCAACAGCGACGCCGCATGGATGCGGGATGCTGCCGGCATCTTCATTCCCGGTTCGTCATTACGGGGTGTGATGCGGTCTACGCTCGAACGCATCCTTCAGTCTGTGCGGCCTGAGCGTGGTTGCGTCCTCTTCCTGACCGATTCTGGTTCCCGTTGCGCGACTGCCTGTGAAGCGGAAAGGACCAAACTCGAAAAGCTGCCGGAGGCGGAGCGATTGAAGAAGATCTATGCAGGGGATCTGTGTGACATCTGCCTGCTGTTCGGATCGCCGTTGCTGGCCTCACGCCTGCGGGTGTCTGACAGCCGTCCGGGAAAAGCTGTCGAGCCGCAGCCGCGCCATGGAGTGGGAATCGACCGCGACACCGAAACCGCACGCGAGAAAATCAAATTCGATTTCGAAGCCCTCGAAGCCGGGCCCCGGTTTGGCTTTCGCATTGAACTGGAGAACGCCCGCCCGCAGGATTTTGCGCTGCTGGGAATTCTGCTGATTGAGATGCAGTCCACGGGCCTGTGGGTCGGAGGAAAGAAGTCACGAGGCCTAGGCCATTGTGTTCTTGAGCCGGAATACCGGGTCAGCCACTTCGATAACGACGGGCCATTCAAGCTGCCCGAGTATCTGAAAACCGGGCAGCTCAAGAAATTCGAAACAAAAGACTTTGCGGCACGTCTGGCCGCGGCGGTCTCACACTATCTGGAGGAGGCAAGCCATGTTCAGGCGGCTGGTCAATGAACTCACCATCAACATAACCATACAGAGCCAGGGCGAATCGGCCATCTTAGTTAAGGATGGGCGCTACACCGCCGAAGTGAAGAAAAAACTGGCTGACGCAGCAGCCCCGTTGAGGAACTACCTGCCCGATGCGCTGTTTATGGGCACCGATCCTCTGTCGTCGGTGGAGGCCGCCTTGCTCGAAGCCCGGCCGCGCGGAAACGAACCTGTGCAGCTTGAAAGCATGATCGGCGGCCTCAAGAAACTGCACTACTACATACCCGGGAGTTCGGTGCGCGGCGCGTGGCGATCACACCTGGAAAAGGTTCTGCGCAGCCTCGATGACGACCAGTCGAGAGTCTGCGATCCGCTGGTAGTCGAGAAAGACGCGAATCCGGAGTTCCCCGCACTGCGCTCGTGTTCCGAGGTGCTGGCCAACGAGGATGAAGAACGGCCCGAGTTTCCCTATCGTGACTCCTGCCCGGTCTGCCGCCTGTTCGGCAATACCGCGACGGGCGGCCGCCTTTGGTTTTCGGATTGTGTGCATCGAGCGGGTAACCCCGATCTGATTGACGGCATCAGCATCAGCCGGTTTACCGGCAGCGTGTCGAATAAATATAAGATCATGGCCCTGCGGAAAGCCCGATTCGAGTTTACCTTGCGTCTGCGCAACTTTGAATTGTGGCACGCTGGGTTGCTGGGCCACCTTTTCGACGACCTGGGAACGGGCCGGGTACCGCTTGGTTCCGGCCGAAGCAAGGGCATGGGCGCGGTCACGGCCACCGCTACGAAAATCGAACTGACGGAGTTTGGCACAAAGGCGCTGGCATCCGATGGCAAGCTGCGCGGCATGGGAGAACGCTGCACGTCCCAGGAAATCAGCAACTATGGCTTCCTTACCGGTGCGCTGCTGCCTGCCATCGGCGTTCAGAAAATGGAGTCGCCGCCGTGGCGGCATCTCTACTCTGTTACCGAGATTCCCAGCTTCTGGGCGGCGGTCAAGCCCTGCTTCAACGAGAAGACGTGGGGCCAGATGCGAACCCTGAACCAACGCCGCATGGCCGTGGAGCATGCATGAGCCCGCGCATTTCAAGCCTGATTTCCTCGGACGCGGTCCGCCAGCACGTCCCCTGGGCGGAGTTTGAATACGCCATCCTCGAGAGCCCTTCGGAAGTGAAATTTCTTGCCTTGAAAGGCCGAGAGCCGGAGGGCTGCGAGCCAGAGTCATTTTCAACCGGGACGCTTTTCGGTGATAAGGCCGAACTGC encodes the following:
- a CDS encoding CRISPR-associated RAMP protein, coding for MSPAPLGFLSLQSRYVVEGTLKSMAAMHVGSGLEGVNSDAAWMRDAAGIFIPGSSLRGVMRSTLERILQSVRPERGCVLFLTDSGSRCATACEAERTKLEKLPEAERLKKIYAGDLCDICLLFGSPLLASRLRVSDSRPGKAVEPQPRHGVGIDRDTETAREKIKFDFEALEAGPRFGFRIELENARPQDFALLGILLIEMQSTGLWVGGKKSRGLGHCVLEPEYRVSHFDNDGPFKLPEYLKTGQLKKFETKDFAARLAAAVSHYLEEASHVQAAGQ